From a region of the Vanrija pseudolonga chromosome 2, complete sequence genome:
- the CLPTM1 gene encoding Cleft lip and palate transmembrane protein 1 gives MPAQPAAAGGTAAAAAPAQDNNQLWTIARMVGTFLAVQAVSKYGMEYFGFAPKSAPAAPAVEVNGTAGAESAVAANMSAPFGGATEATSAWETGTPFSALLYFSTLVDPLDVASEVKPTVVWDGLTFGGWKEVREEDLVLDVPDSVRSHNGSWYVDILLVKGGGDSPAGKDGADVAHHRKELTRWMPKRRVRKEKSLLAKDGEEEHKEEEVVEDKGARTILAHWARNLTVTVVSDAGEVNLAQMPPTATPFYNLLENADGEPILAADGKATYYPPIFPNDFWLLKENMAEINETTPTVPLRVTYQAIGHIKFNIFSSMTVSFEQASQQQGGGAEMDEVKRMLTETNPILLVTTVIVTILHMVFEFLAFSSDVSHWRKKDRDLVGVSLRTILTNCFVQLVILLYLHDSSEETSLMILFTQGIGLLIEAWKITKIVDIKVHKDDTSIIGYKVTFEDKHELSEDEKKTQEYDKLAFKIVSYFAIPLLIGYAIYSLNYKTHRSWYSFIVTTLAQAIYMFGFVQLIPQLIINYKLKSVAHMPMKAMVYKVLSTVVDDFFAFCIKMPWLHRLACFRDDAVFVVLLYQRWIYRIDYSRVNEYGQLDEAKAEEEKGGDDKGDAKDEKKGKKNPESKKNK, from the exons ATGCCCGCCCaacccgccgctgctggcggtaccgccgcggccgccgcgcctgcgcAGGACAACAACCAGTTGTGGACGATCGCGAGGATGGTCGGCACGTTCTTGGCGGTCCAGGCTG TTTCCAAGTACGGCATGGAGTACTTTGGCTTCGCGCCCAAGtcggcccccgccgccccagctgTCGAGGTGAacggcaccgccggcgccgagtctGCTGTTGCCGCCAACATGTCCGCACcgttcggcggcgcgaccgagGCCACGTCCGCCTGGGAGACTGGCACGCCATTCTCGGCGCTCCTCTACTTCTCGACGCTGGTCGAccccctcgacgtcgcgtcCGAGGTCAAGCCGACCGTCGTGTGGGACGGGCTCACGTTCGGCGGGTGGaaggaggtgcgcgaggaggacctggtgctcgacgtgcccgaCTCGGTGCGCTCGCACAACGGGTCGTGGTATGTCGACATTCTGCTcgtcaagggcggcggcgacagcccTGCTGGCAAGGACGGTGCTGATGTCGCCCACCACCGCAAGG AGCTCACCCGCTGGATGCCCAAGCGCCGCGTGCGTAAGGAGAagtcgctgctcgccaaggacggcgaggaggagcacaaGGAGGAAGAGGTTGTTGAGGATAAAGGTGCTCGCACCATCCTCGCCCACTGGGCGCGCAACCTCACCGTCACGGTCGTCTcggacgccggcgaggtcaaCCTCGCCCAGATGCCGCCCACCGCCACGCCGTTCTACAACCTCCTGGAGAACGCTGACGGCGAGCCGATCCTCGCGGCGGACGGCAAGGCGACCTACTACCCTCCCATCTTCCCCAACGACTTCTGGCTCCTCAAGGAGAACATGGCCGAGATCAacgagacgacgccgacggttCCCCTGCGCGTGACGTACCAGGCTATCGGCCACATCAAGTTCAACATCTTCTCGTCGATGACGGTCAGCTTTGAGCAGGCATCTCAGCAGcagggtggcggcgccgagatggacgaggtcAAGCGCATGCTTACCGAGACCAACCCAATTCTGCTCGTCACGACAGTCATTGTTACCATCCTCCACATGGTGTTCGAGTTCCTCGCGTTCAGCTCGGACGTGAGCCACTGGCGCAAGAAGGACCGTGACCTCGTTGGCGTGTCGCTCCGCACCATCCTCACCAACTGCTTTGTCcagctcgtcatcctcctctaCCTCCACGACTCGTCCGAGGAGACGTCGTTGATGATCCTCTTCACCCAGGGCATTGGCCTCCTTATCGAGGCCTGGAAGATCACCAAGATTGTCGACATCAAGGTGCACAAGGATGACACCTCGATCATCGGCTACAAGGTCACGTTTGAGGACAAGCACGAGctcagcgaggacgagaagaagacgcAGGAGTACGACAAGCTCGCCTTCAAGATTGTGTCTTACTTTGCCATCCCGCTGCTCATCGGCTACGCCATCTACTCGCTCAACTACAAGACGCACCGCAGCTGGTACTCGTTCATTGTGACGACGCTTGCGCAGGCCATCTACATGTTTGGCTTTGTGCAGCTCATCCCGCAGCTCATCATCAACTACAAGCTCAAGAGCGTGGCGCACATGCC CATGAAGGCCATGGTCTACAAGGTCCTGtccaccgtcgtcgacgacttcTTCGCCTTCTGCATCAAGATGCCCTGGCTCCACCGCCTGGCATGCTTCCGTGATGACGCCGTGTTCGTTGTTCTTCTCTACCAGCGCTGGATCTACCGCATCGACTACAGCCGTGTCAATGAGtacggccagctcgacgaggccaaggccgaggaggagaagggcggCGATGACAAGGGtgacgccaaggacgagaagaagggcaagaagaaccCCGAGTCGAAGAAGAACAAGTAG
- the CLPTM1 gene encoding uncharacterized protein has protein sequence MSGTAAGSKSSGWGLSGGDALLRSTRPLVFVFALERAPARDDVLRLVPLVQRDERLRGAVQRLGRRVRAQRGRERDDRRRVLEYLAIVAQGDIARRAVVEQTRAQCRVLRSSVQALRSSSMPTGVSFMNSGVESNTFWNSSYVTGLRSFAAGPEAARAEVMAPRILSIESGAGAASAALEPALVLSGFVVSAIVY, from the exons ATgtcgggcacggcggcggggtcaaagtcgagcgggtgggggttgtcgggcggcgacgcgctcttgaggagcacgaggcc CCTTGTTTTTGTCTTCgcccttgagcgcgcgcccgcgcgtgATGacgtcctccgcctcgtcccacttgtccagcgcgacgagcgcctgcgcggcgcggtacagcgccttgggcggcgcgtccgtGCCCAGCGTGGCCGAGAGCGCGATGATCGCCGACGTGTCCTTGAGTACCTGGCCATAGTTGCGCAAGGCGACAttgcacgccgcgcggtTGTTGAGCAGACTCGTGCGCAGTGCCGGGTCCTTCGGAGCAGCGTCCAGGCCCTGCGT TCGTCCTCCATGCCCACCGGCGTCTCCTTCATGAacagcggcgtcgagtcCAACACCTTCTGGAACTCGTCGTACGTGACGGGCTTGCGTTCTTTCGCCGCAgggcccgaggcggcgcgcgcagaggtcatggcgccgaggatcttgtcgatcgagtcgggcgcgggggcggcgtcggcggcgcttgAGCCGGCGCTGGTTCTCTCAGGTTTTGTCGTTTCCGCCATCGTGTACTGA
- the GPI13 gene encoding GPI ethanolamine phosphate transferase 3 gives MAEPTARARTNASSWIAGLSKLSLAALLLTFVTFIHLVGLGVFTHGFLLTRLVIPDVAAPYKQAGDAPLPATHSKAVLIIIDALRTDFISPHHPSPKSDNHHGVLTLPAELTASQPGHSLIFNSFSDPPTTTMQRLKAITTGSLPTFIDAGANFASTAIEEDSLISQLNAANKSVVFMGDDTWLNLFPSSFSQAYPYDSFNVEDLHTVDNGVIEHIFPLLHPDNSTQWDFLIGHFLGVDHVGHRVGPERETMRTKLAQMDTVLRDVVDKLDDDTLLVVLGDHGMTTKGDHGGDSELETSAALWIYSKGKPLAQGASSEFDWPRYTFPGSKESLRHVDQIDLVPTLSLALGLPIPFNNLGSVIPELFSGSLETLETATRVNAEQIARYVKEYDNRDVVWAVDTVTKRSTAGDDLASKITHNRRIAQVALENLRALWAQFSVPHIIAGIVLLALSVAATVALYLGVRNSGPKWDDYVRLALDTAITTGGITSSVVGTVAGVYTRDPAVAIKTFFVSTAAIASLLLALPLVFRDRKTSWRSVTLSQAIGPAVLILHAVSFASNSFVMWEDRMVGFLLVSIVLVSLWRALLAPMASLRLRILLYSLGLAIIARAMGFSTICREEQQPYCRVTFYGPSGGPSDWGLYMAPVAALMFLPRVVAVVLSWSKSYNGPAPFFIAAVWRVLIIVNTLYWVFEWMETWDGLQPDRIPLVKIMKLWIARVSLGASLGLLPHLWYNSGLCIDVVKTADQATGEEEVGVYGFGNSYGSTYLLFLLIIFSVVHLVSASAGQVVLCLVLVAILLYVELIDAQRDSIVMKLQFANSASPGAFDGPSNALVRPSFTDAVPLALLALLAFFTTGHQAVFASIQWKAAFVGFETVTYPWSPALVGLNTIGPLLLVAMAVPLVAIWNVSPRPNQSVPVLAHSVQLALAFITYFATITLASAVTSAWLRRHLMVWKVFAPRFMIAGIILLAVDVALIFAVTVGFGVTSSKVYRTFRSVSE, from the coding sequence ATGGCCGAgcccaccgcgcgcgcgcgcaccaacgcgtcgagctggatCGCCGGGCTGTCAAAGCTCtccctcgcggccctcctctTGACCTTTGTTACCTTTATCCACctggtcggcctcggcgtcttcACGCACGGCTTCCTCCTCACGCGGCTCGTCATTCCCGACGTTGCCGCCCCGTACAAGCAAGCTGGCGACGCGCCCCTCCCCGCGACCCACTCCAAGGCCGTGCTCATCATCATTGACGCGCTGCGGACAGACTTCATCtcgccccaccacccctcgCCCAAGTCGGACAACCACCATGGCGTCCTCACCctccccgccgagctcaccgccTCGCAGCCCGGCCACTCGCTCATCTTCAACTCGTTCTCCGACCCACCTACGACGACCATGCAGCGCCTCAAGGCCATCACGACGGGTTCGCTGCCTACGTTCATTGACGCCGGGGCCAACTTCGCCTCGACGGCCATCGAGGAGGACAGCCTGATTTCCCAGCTGAACGCTGCGAACAAGTCGGTCGTCTTCATGGGCGACGACACATGGCTCAACCTCTTCCCTTCGTCCTTCTCGCAGGCTTACCCCTACGACTCGTTTAACGTCGAGGACCTGCACACGGTCGACAACGGCGTCATCGAGCACATCTTCCCGCTGCTGCACCCCGACAACTCGACGCAGTGGGACTTCCTCATCGGCCACTTCCTCGGTGTCGACCACGTCGGACACCGTGTCGGCCCTGAGCGCGAGACTATGCGCACCAAGCTCGCGCAGATGGACACTGTCCTCCGCGACGTCGttgacaagctcgacgacgacacactccttgtcgtcctcggtgaccACGGCATGACGACCAAGGGCGACCACGGCGGTGACTCGGAGCTCGagacctcggccgcgctcTGGATCTACTCCAAGGGCAAGCCGCTTGCGCAGGGTGCGAGCTCCGAGTTTGACTGGCCCCGTTACACCTTCCCCGGCTCCAAGGAGTCGCTCCGCCACGTCGACCAGATCGACCTCGTCCCCACgctctccctcgccctcggcctccctATCCCGTTCAACAACCTCGGATCTGTCATCCCCGAGCTTTTCTCGGGCTCCCTTGAGACCCTCGAGACGGCCACGCGTGTCAACGCGGAGCAGATCGCCCGCTACGTCAAGGAGTACGACAACCGTGATGTCGTCTGGGCCGTGGACACCGTCACCAAGCGTTCTACTGCCGGTGACGACCTCGCCAGCAAGATTACCCACAACCGCCGCATCGCGCAGGTTGCGCTCGAGAACCTCCGTGCTCTCTGGGCGCAGTTCTCCGTCCCGCACATCATCGCCGGtatcgtcctcctcgcgctcagcgtcgccgccacggtCGCACTCTACCTCGGCGTGCGCAACAGCGGGCCCAAGTGGGACGACTACGTGCGTCTTGCTCTCGACACTGCCATCACCACTGGCGGTATCACGAGCAGTGTCGTTGGCACCGTTGCCGGCGTGTACACCCGCGACCCCGCTGTCGCGATCAAGACGTTCTTCGTCTCGACAGCCGCCATTGcttccctcctcctcgcccttcccCTGGTGTTTAGGGACCGCAAGACGTCGTGGCGCTCGGTTACGCTCAGCCAGGCGATCGGCCCAGCCGTCCTCATTCTCCACGCGGTGTCGTTCGCGTCCAACTCGTTCGTCATGTGGGAGGACCGCATggtcggcttcctcctcgttTCGATCGTGCTCGTCAGCCTCTGGCGTGCTCTCCTCGCGCCCATGgcctcgctccgcctccgcATCCTTCTCTACTCGCTTGGCCTGGCCATCATCGCCCGCGCGATGGGATTCAGCACCATCTgccgcgaggagcagcagccgtACTGCCGCGTGACCTTCTACGGTCCATCGGGTGGCCCATCCGACTGGGGCCTCTACATGGCGCCGGTCGCTGCGCTCATGTTCCTCCCCCGTGTCGTTGCCGTGGTCCTTTCTTGGTCCAAGAGCTACAACGGTCCCGCGCCATtcttcatcgccgccgtgtggcgtgtcctcatcatcgtcaACACCCTCTACTGGGTCTTCGAGTGGATGGAGACCTGGGACGGCCTCCAGCCTGACCGTATTCCCCTCGTCAAGATCATGAAACTCTGGATCGCACGCGTCTCTCTCGGCGCGTCCCTCGGACTCCTCCCGCACTTGTGGTACAACTCGGGCCTGTGCATCGACGTTGTCAAGACGGCCGACCAGGCGActggcgaggaagaggtcgGCGTGTACGGCTTTGGCAACTCGTACGGCTCGACGtacctcctcttcctcctcatcatctTCTCggtcgtccacctcgtgTCCGCCTCGGCTGGACAGGTCGTCCTCTGCCTCGTGCTTGTTGCGATTCTGCTATACGTCGAGTTGATcgacgcccagcgcgacTCGATCGTCATGAAGCTTCAGTTCGCCAACTCTGCCAGCCCGGGCGCGTTCGACGGCCCGAGCAACGCGCTCGTCCGCCCGTCGTTCACCGACGCGGtcccgctcgccctcctggcCCTTTTGGCGTTCTTCACAACGGGCCACCAGGCCGTGTTTGCGTCGATCCAGTGGAAGGCGGCCTTTGTCGGCTTCGAGACAGTCACATACCCCTGGTCCccagccctcgtcggcctcaacACGATCGGCCCTCTGCTTCTCGTGGCCATGGCCGTGCCGCTCGTGGCCATCTGGAACGTGTCGCCCCGCCCCAACCAGTCGGTGCCGGTCCTCGCGCACAGtgtccagctcgcgctcgcgttcaTCACTTACTTTGCCACCATCACCCTCGCATCGGCCGTCACATCGGCATggctccgccgccacctcaTGGTGTGGAAGGTGTTCGCCCCACGCTTCATGATTGCGGGCATCATCCTGCTCGCGGTTGACGTCGCGCTTATCTTTGCCGTGACTGTCGGCTTTGGTGTCACCAGCTCCAAGGTATACCGCACGTTCAGGAGCGTGAGCGAGTAG
- the SPCC126.12 gene encoding Protein NIF3, whose product MAAAAAAARTAPIQVIKRVWERIAPLSLAETSWDNVGIIVEAPFPSAEAKQVLLTIDLTPAVCAEALALPSCSAVIAYHPPVFRALKQLTLSDPLQASLLKLAARGISVFSPHTSLDATPKGINTWLVEPFLPIAASSAPVEASSPVPEGFEGAGMGKVVTLKQSLPVDEVVQLVKKHLGLAHVQLATPATAKPISSIAVCAGSGGSVLRGVKADLLITGEMSHHEVLSFIANGQSVILANHSNTERPYLAAVLRGWLEKELNAEAEKGWEVIVSKVDADPLRVV is encoded by the exons atggcagcagcagcagcagcagctcgtaCTGCCCCGATCCAGGTCATCAAGCGCGTGTGGGAGCGCATcgcgccgctctcgctcgccgagacgagctGGGACAAT gtCGGCATCATTGTCGAGGCGCCCTTccccagcgccgaggcgaagCAGGTGCTCCTGACGATTGA CCTCACGCCCGCCGTgtgcgccgaggcgctcgccctcccctcgtgctcggccgTCATCGCGTACCACCCGCCCGTCTTCCGCGCGCTCAAGCAGCTGACGCTGTCGGACCCGCTGCAGGCGtcgctcctcaagctcgccgcgcgcggcatctCGGTATTCTCGCCCCATACCAGCCTGGACGCGACGCCAAAGGGCATCAACACGTGGCTCGTGGAGCCGTTCCTCCCCATCGCGGCCAGCTCCGCGCCAGTCGAGGCGTCCTCCCCGGTCCCCGAGGGATTCGAGGGCGCCGGCATGGGCAAGGTTGTCACGCTCAAGCAGAGCTTgccggtcgacgaggtggtgcagctcgtcaagaagcacctcgggctcgcgcaCGTCCAGCTCGCGACCCCGGCCACGGCCAAGCCCATCTCCAGCATCGCGGTGTGTGCCGGTTCCGGCGGCTCGGTGCTCCGCGgggtcaaggccgacctcCTCATCACGGGCGAGATGTCGCACCACGAGGTGCTGTCATTCATCGCGAATGGCCAGTCGGTCATCCTCGCAAACCACTCCAACACTGAGCGGCCTTACCTCGCTGCAGTGCTCCGCGGCTggctcgagaaggagctcaacgccgaggccgagaagggaTGGGAGGTCATTGTTAgcaaggtcgacgccgaccccctGCGTGTTGTTTAA
- the cns1 gene encoding Hsp70/Hsp90 co-chaperone cns1 has protein sequence MAETTKPERTSAGSSAADAAPAPDSIDKILGAMTSARAASGPAAKERKPVTYDEFQKVLDSTPLFMKETPVGMEDDYVLEALKTLVFDGDGDEVALNFKNHGNELYAQKSYKDAVAAYTQGLDAAPKDPALRTSLLNNRAACNVALRNYGQVLKDTSAIIALSATLGTDAPPKALYRAAQALVALDKWDEAEDVITRGRALKGEDKNKAWAELETLCEGSKRRVLGNAERERRAPLQRAALHRAIVAHGLVLLKSASPPDNPHPLDFDPAAVPDIPLYPPSKAEAWVPPPANTPLIFPVFLLYPQHNTSDLITHFHEDTSFEDQLGAIFPKTASSTSPPPWSEWDNKHEYYVDNLAVYVETAQKRLLKVGKEITLREVLAKAQLPPKDGKPRDGVVLRDGLLSFVVLVRGKEEREWIDNFKKARDGK, from the exons ATGGCGGAAACGACAAAACCTGAGAGAACCAGCGCCGGCTcaagcgccgccgacgccgcccccgcgcccgactcgatcgacaagatcctcggcgccatgacctctgcgcgcgccgcctcgggcccTGCGGCGAAAGAACGCAAGCCCGTCACGTACGACGAGTTCCAGAAGGTGTTGgactcgacgccgctgtTCATGAAGGAGACGCCGGTGGGCATGGAGGACGACTATGTGCTTGAGGCGTTGAAGACGCTCGTGTTTGATGGTGACGGGGATG AGGTCGCCCTCAACTTCAAGAACCACGGCAACGAGCTGTACGCGCAAAAGTCGTACAAGGATGCCGTGGCAGCGTACACGCAGGGCCTGGACGCTGCTCCGAAGGACCCGGCACTGCGCACGAGTCTGCTCAACAaccgcgcggcgtgcaaTGTCGCCTTGCGCAACTATGGCCAGGTACTCAAGGACACGTCGGCGATCATCGCGCTCTCGGCCACGCTGGGCacggacgcgccgcccaaggcgctgtaccgcgccgcgcaggcgctcgtcgcgctggacaagtgggacgaggcggaggacgtCATcacgcgcgggcgcgcgctcaagggcGAAGACAAAAACAAGGCttgggccgagctcgagacgctgtGCGAGGGCTCGAAGCGGCGTGTTCTCGGCAacgcggagcgcgagcgccgcgcgcccctcCAAAGAGCGGCGCTCCACCGCGCGATCGTAGCCCAcggcctcgtgctcctcaagagcgcgtcgccgcccgacaacccccacccgctcgactttgaccccgccgccgtgcccgacATTCCGCTCTACCCGCcgtccaaggccgaggcgtggGTCCCCCCGCCAGCTAACACGCCGCTCATCTTCCCCGTGTTCCTGCTCTACCCGCAGCACAACACGAGCGACCTCATCACCCACTTCCACGAGGACACCTCCTTCGAggaccagctcggcgcgatTTTCCCCAAGACGGCTAGCTCGACATCGCCGCCCCCTTGGTCTGAGTGGGACAACAAGCACGAGTACTACGTCGACAACTTGGCCGTGTATGTCGAGACGGCGCAGAAGCGCCTCCTCAAGGTCGGCAAGGAGATCACCCtccgcgaggtgctcgccaaggcccagCTGCCgcccaaggacggcaagccgCGCGACGGTGTGGTTCTGCGCGACGGCTTGCTCAGCTTCGTCGTGCTTGTCcgcggcaaggaggagcgcgagtgGATCGACAACTTTAAGAAGGCGAGGGATGGCAAGTGA